Sequence from the Rhodanobacter sp. genome:
AGGTGCCGGCGCCGCGGTAGCCGATGCGGATGCAGGCGTCCACGCAGACCTTGCCGATCTGGGCGCGCAGCTCCGGCGTGATGCCGGGCGCGGGCGCTTCCTCGACCACCTTCTGGTGGCGGCGCTGCATCGAGCAGTCGCGCTCGCCGAGGTGGATGGCGTTGCCCTGGCCGTCGGCCAGTACCTGGATCTCCACGTGGCGCGGGTTCTCCAGGAATTTCTCCATGTAGACCATGTCGTTGCCGAAGGCCGCCTTGGCCTCCTGCTTGGTCATCACGATGGAGTTGCCAAGGTGCGCCTCGGTGCGCACCACGCGCATGCCGCGGCCGCCGCCGCCGCCGGCGGCCTTGATGATCACCGGGTAGCCGATTTCGCGCGCGATGCGCAGGTTTTCCTCGATGTCGTCGCCGAGCGGGCCGCCGGAGCCGGGCACGCAGGGCACGCCCGCGGCCTTCATCGCCTTGATCGCCTCCACCTTGTCGCCCATCAGGCGGATCACGTCGGCGGTGGGGCCGATGAAGATGAAGCCCGACTTCTCCACCTGCTCGGCGAAGTCGGCGCGCTCGGACAGGAAGCCGTAGCCCGGATGGATGGCCTGGGCGTCGGTGATCTCCGCCGCGGCGATGATGCGCGGGATGTTGAGGTAGCTCTCCGCCGACGGCGCCGGGCCGATGCAGATGGCTTCGTCGGCGAGACCGACGTGCTTGAGGTTGCGGTCCGCGGTGGAGTGCACCGCCACGGTCTTGATGCCGAGACTGTGGCAGGCGCGCAGCACGCGCAGGGCGATTTCGCCGCGGTTGGCGATGACGACTTTTTCGAGCATGGGCATGGTGGCTCAGCCCGCTCAGGCGATCACGAACATCGGCTGGTCGAATTCGACCGACTGGCTGTTCTCGACCAGGATCGCCTGGATCGTGCCGGAGACGTCGGCCTCGATCTGGTTGAACATCTTCATCGCCTCGATGATGCCCAGCGTGTCGCCGGCCTTCACCTGCTGGCCGACCTTGGCCAGCGCCGCGGCGCCGGGGGTGGCGGCGGCATAGAAGGTGCCGACCATCGGCGCCTTCACCACGTGACCGGCGGGCAGGCCGCTGGCGGCGGGCGCGGCTTCGGCGGCGGCCGGCGCGGCGGCAACGGCCGCCACCGGCGCGGCGGCCACCGCGACCGGTGCCGGCGCGGCCACGGCCACGCCGCCCTTGGGCACGCGCGACAGGCGCACCACTTCCTCGCCTTCCTTGATTTCCAGTTCGGCGAGGTTGGATTCCTCGAGCAGGTCGATCAGCTTCTTGATCTTGCGCAGATCCATGGGATGGCCTTCATGTCATGGCGTCGCCCGCGGGCGACGGGAAAGGGAAAACGGAATTCAGTGCGTTGCCAGCCGGGCGATGGCCGCATCCAGCGCCAGCCGGTAGCTGTCGGCGCCGAAGCCGCAGATCACGCCCACGGCGATATCCGCAAGGTAGGAGTGGCGACGGAACGGTTCGCGCGCGTGCACGTTGGACAGGTGCACCTCGATCAGCGGGATCGCCACCGCCGCGAACGCGTCGCGCAGCGCGATGCTGGTGTGGGTGAATGCACCGGCGTTGCACAGGATCGTCGCCACCTGTTCGTCACGCGCCTGATGCACGCGGCCGACCAGTTCGTGTTCGGCGTTGGACTGGAACGACACCAGCACATGCCCGGCGGCCTGCGCCTGCGCAGCCAGACGGGCATCGATGTCGGCCAGCGTGTCGCTGCCGTAGATGGTTGGCTCGCGCGTGCCCAGCAGGTTGAGGTTGGGTCCGTGCAGAACGAGGATCTTGGCCACGCCATGCCTTCGACGACGTCCGGACGGCCCGGAACGCGCGCAGTGTGCGCGCAGTTGCGAATGTTGTCCAGTTCGGCGCAGATCGGCGATGTTCGATGGAGAAGCCGTGCGTCGGCGTATGTGTCGGCGCGGCTCTTGTGCTTATCCCTGATCGTGGAGGTCACCTGGGTGGCCATCCGCGGCCGCACTTTCACTTGAGCCAATGATCGAGCGTGGCGGTATCCAGCGGGCCGCGGCGGGTGGCGATCACGTGTCCATCGGCGCCGATCAGCACGCTGTAAGGGAGTATCTCGCCGTTGTCGCCCCATGCCAGCGAGGTGCTTGGCGGCTCCATCCGGCCCAGCAGGACGGGGTAATGCACGGGATGTGCGGCCAGGAAGGCGCGCACGTGCGCGGGATCGTCCATCGCGATTCCCAGCACGATGGCCCCATTTTCGCCGAATTTGGTCTGGGCGCGGTCCAGCGCCGGCAACTCGTCCAGACAGGGGCCGCACCAGCTGGCCCAGAAGTTCACGAGCACGCGGTGACCGCGGTAATCCGCCAGGCGATGCAAGCGGCCTTGCAGGTCCTGCAACGCCAGGGCCGGTGCCGGCGCGCCGATCTGGAGCGCGGATGCGCCGGCGGGCGCGTGCGCCAGTCGACTTTCATGCTGCAACCAGCCCCCCAGCGCGGCGGCCAGTACCGCCGCGGTTAGGATGGCGAGGTTGTCGCGGCTCACCGCGCCGCCTCGTCCAGGGCTTGTACCACCAGCGCCGTGGTCAGCACGGTGGGCAACTGCCGTCCTTCGCCGCCGCCCTTGGGGAACACCACGTACAGCGGCACGCCCGGCGAGTGGTAGCGCTGCAGGAACGCGGTGATCGCCGGGTCTTCGTTGGTCCAGTCGCCTTTCATGTAGACCGCGCCGTCGCGTTTCAGCGCGGCGCGGAACGCGTCGCCGTCCAGCACGGCGTGTTCGTTGGCCTTGCAGGTGATGCACCAGTCGGCGGTCATGTCCACGAACACCGGCGTGTTGGCGGCGCGCAGCGCGGCCAGTTTTTCCGGGGTATAGGGCACGATGCCGTCCTGCGGCGCAGCGGTGCTTGCCGCGACCGGCATCTGCGCCAGCAGGTAAAGCGGGGCCGCGGTCAGCAGTGCCAGCAGCACGGTCAGCATGTGATGCGGCATGCCGCGTCCGCGGCTGCGCTCGAACCACCACAGCGCCAGCGCCAGCAGCACCAGGGCCACCAGCAGCAGGCCCACGGCGTCGGCGCCGCGCTGGTTGGCCAGCACCCACGCCAGCCAGGCGACGGTGAGATACATCGGGAAAGCCAGCACTTGCTTCAGCGTTTCCATCCAGCGGCCGGGTTTCGGCAGCCAGCGCGCCAGCGCGGGTACGTAGGCAATGACGAGGAAGGGCAGCGCAAGGCCCAGGCCCAGCATGAGAAAGACCAGCAACGCGTGCGCAGCCGGTGCGGCAAACGCATAGGCCAGCGCGCTGCCCATGTACGGCGCCGTGCAGGGGCTGGCCACCACCACGGCGAGCACGCCGGTGAAGAAGTCGCCGGCCAGGCCGCTGCGACGGGCCAGCGCGTTGCCGACATTGCCCAGCGATGCGCCGAACTGCACCACGCCCGACATTGACAGCCCCAGCGCAAAAATCACGCAGGCCAGCACCGCCACCAGCAGCGGCTGCTGCAGTTGCGTGCCCCAACCCAGCGCGTGCCCGGCTGCACGCAACGCGAGGATGGCGATGCCCAGTGCGAGGAAACTCGCCAGCACGCCGGCGGTGTAGGCGAGCGCATGCCGCTGGCGGTGCGACGGGCTTTCGCCGCTTTCCAGCAGGCTGACCGCCTTGAGCGAGAGCACCGGCAGCACGCAAGGCATCAGGTTGAGGATCAAGCCGCCGGCCAGTGCCAGCAGCAGTGCAGCGAACAGGCTGGTGCGCAGCGGGCCGGCCGGTGGGGTCATGGCGGCGCCCGAAGCGTTGCCCGCAGCGACTGCGGCAGGCGTGCCGGGCTTTGCCGCGCCGTTTGCCACGGTGCCGTCTTGCAGGTCCACGGTCACGTCGCGCGTCATCAGCGGGTAGCACACGCCGCCGTCCTGGCAGCCCAGGAAACTGGCTTCCAGCGTCACCTGCCTGCGCCCGGCGGTATCGCCTTCGATGGCCACCGGCAGTTCGAGATCGCCGAAATACACCGTTACCGTGCCGGACTGCGCATCCGGGTGTTGCACGCCGCCTGCCGGCCAGGCGGGCTCACCCAGTTTCAGGCCGCCGGCATCCTTCAGCTTGAGGGTGATGTGGTTGCGGTAGACGTAGTAGTCCTTGGGCATCGTCCAGTGCAGCAGCAGATGGTGCGCGTCCTGCGCCAGCGCGGAGAACCGGAAGGCCTGTTCCTGCGGTAGCGGCGACCGAGACGTGGCGCCGCTGCCGCCGAGCTGCTGCAACGCATTGCCGAGGCTGTTGCCGGTGGCGGGGGTAGGCAGCGGCAGGTCGAGCTGCTCGGTATGCGGTGGATAACAGATCTTCGGCTCCACCTCGTGGCAGCCCTGGTATTGCACGCTCAGCCGCAGGCGCGTGGTGCCTGCTGCCGCGGTATAGGGAAGGCTGGCGTCGACGGCGTGGTGGTAGGTCTCCACCGGGCCGATGTACGGGTCGACGTGCTTCTCGCCGGGCGGCAGTTGCGCCTCGCCCAGCGTGATGCCGGGGCCGGCGGTGAACTTCATGCGGCCGCGATAGAGGTAGTAATGCGGGGCGATGATCCAGTGCAGTTTCAGCATGCCGGGCGTGCCGGCATCGGCGCTGAGCTGGTAGGCCTCGGTCACCGGCAGGATGTTGCCGTCCTGCGTCTGCGCAAGCGCGGGAGGTGCCTGCAGGCACCCCAGGCCAATCAGCAGGAAAGCAAGCACAGGAAGGAAGGTGGCCATTCGGCCGGTGACAAGGCGCATCGCGATTCCTGGGGCACAGCTGGGGCGGCCATTATGGATCATGCCGCCGGGGCTTCCGGCCGGTGCGGCTCAGGTCTCCCCGATGGCCAGTGCCGGTGCCTTGCGCCGCACGCGCAGCAGTCCGGTGGTGAGCGCCGTGCCCAGCAGGATCACCGCGCAGCCGCCCAGCATGCGGGTGGTCACCGGTTCGCCGAGCAGCAGCGCGCCCCACAACACGCCGAAGGCCGGGATCAGGTAGGGAATGACCATGATCCGCACCGCGCCGACCCGCGCCAGCACCCAGAAGAACAGCACGTAGGCCAGCGCCGTGCACAGCACGGCCAGGCCCGCCGCCGCCAGCCAGGCTTGCAGCGGCGGAACGTGCAACGGCCAGCACAGCACGGTCGTCGGCAACAGCAGGAGCGCGGCGACCATGTGGCTGCCGACCGTCACTACCAGCGGCGTCACCTCGGCCAGTCGACGGTGCGTGTAATGCACCACGTAACCGTACAGCGCAGTGGCGGCCACGCCGGCGAGCAGCGCCAGGCCGGCGCCAGGGCTTAGCGCGAAACTCCCCTCGGCCAGCCAGGCCACGCCCGCGAAACCGACCAGCAGTCCGGCGCTGCGCCAGGCGTCCAGTCGCTGGCCCAGCCAGATCCAGCCGACCAGGGCGGCGAACATCGGCGTCATGCCGTCGATGATCGAGGCCAGTCCGGCAGGCAGGCTGCGCGTGGCAAAGGTGAACAGCGCAAAAGGCAGCGCCGAATTCGTCAGCCCGACCACCGCGATGGGCCACCAGTGCCGGCGCCACTCCGCCCGGCGCTGGCGCGAGGCCAGCAGCGGCAGGAAGCACAGCGCCGCGCCGATCGCGCGCAGCCCGGCCAGCGGCAATGCGCCGAAGGCGCCGGCGCCCATCCGCATGAACAGGAACGAGCCGCCCCACAGGGCGCCCAGCGACAGCAGCACGGCGTAGTCGATCTTCTTCATTCGGATTGGAGTGGCGGGGCGATGGCGAAGTCTGCCGCGGTGCCACTGACAAAGGTTGTCAGCAGTCTTGGGTCGCGCCGTGCACCCAGTCCAGGTAGGCCGCGTGACCGCGCTCCACCGGCAGTGCGATCAGCTCGGGCAGTTCGTAGGGGTGCAGTTCCAGCAGCCGCGTCCGCAGCGCCTCGAAACGCTCGGCGGTGGTCTTGATGAGCAGCAGTTCCTCGCTCTCGCTGTGTGTTTTCCCCTGCCAGCGGTAGGTGGAAAGCACGCCGGGCAGGCGGTTGACGCAGGCGGCCAGCCGCTCGTCCACCAGTGCGCCGGCCAGCATCGAGGCGCTGGCGGCGTCGGGGCAGGTGCACAGGCAGAGCAGCACGGCGGGGTCGGGCATGGCGGCAATGGACAGGGCTGGGGCGCCTTACGGTAGAACGACGGAGGTCCCCTTGAAAGCCGTCCGGGCCGACCTCATTGGCGCCGGCAAGGGTCGATCCGGTCGCTGCGGGTGCCCTGCCTCTTGCGGCGGGGACTTGCAAAGCTAGAATTGGCACTCATCTTTGACGAGTGCTAACAGCCTGCCTGCGGGTCGGCCCGTCGGTCACTCACTTTTTTCGTCACCTAGAGCTTGGGAGCCACCCATGAGCAAACTGCGTCCGCTGCACGACCGCGTCATCGTCAAGCGCCTGGAAGAGGAGCGCGTCTCCGCCGGCGGCATCGTCATCCCCGACAGCGCCACCGAGAAGCCCACCCGCGGCAAGGTGATCGCCGCCGGTACCGGCCGCATCCTGGAAGACGGCAACGTCCGCCCGATGTCGCTGAAGGAAGGCGACGTGGTGCTGTTCGGCAAGTACGCCGGCCAGGAAATCAAGATCGACGGCGAAGAGCTGGTCTTCCTGAAGGAAGACGACATCGTGGCGGTGATCGAGGGCTGATCCGGCAAGAGTCGAGTGGCCTGATCGCGAGATAAAGCGCGTGTCGGTCGCCTGCGGCTCCCTCTGGCAAAGCTTTCGCAACGTTTCCCATCCCTATTCAAAATTTTTGAGGCAAAAATTTTATGGCCGCTAAAGAAGTCCGCTTCGGCGAAGACGCCCGCTCGCGCATCCTCAAGGGCGTGAACACGCTCGCCAACGCCGTCAAGGTCACGCTGGGTCCGAAGGGCCGCAACGTGGTGCTGCAGAAGAGCTTCGGCGCTCCCACCGTCACCAAGGACGGCGTGTCCGTGGCGAAGGAAATCGAGCTGGCCGACGCCTACGAGAACATGGGCGCGCAGATCGTCAAGGAAGCCGCCTCCAAGACCTCCGACAACGCCGGCGACGGCACCACCACCGCCACCGTGCTGGCGCAGGCCTTCATCCGCGAAGGCATGAAGGCCGTGGCCGCGGGCATCAACCCGATGGATCTGAAGCGCGGCATCGACAAGGCCGTGACCGCCGCCGTGGCCGAGCTGAAGAGCCTCAGCAAGCCCACCGTCGACGACAAGGCGATCGCCCAGGTCGGCACCATCTCCGCCAACTCCGACGCCGCCATCGGCGACATCATCGCCACCGCGATGAAGAAGGTCGGCAAGGAAGGTGTGATCACCGTCGAGGAAGGCTCGGGCCTGGAGAACGAGCTGGACGTGGTCGAGGGCATGCAGTTCGACCGCGGCTACCTGTCGCCGTACTTCATCAACAACCAGCAGAGCCAGCAGGTCGAGCTGGACGATCCCTTCATCCTGCTGCACGACAAGAAGGTGTCGAACGTCCGTGAGCTGCTGCCGATCCTCGAGGGCGTGGCCAAGGCCGGCAAGCCGCTGCTGATCGTGGCGGAAGAAGTGGAAGGAGAGGCGCTGGCCACCCTGGTGGTCAACACCATCCGCGGCATCGTCAAGGTCGCCGCCGTCAAGGCGCCGGGCTTCGGCGACCGCCGCAAGGCGATGCTGGAAGACATGGCCATCCTCACCAGCGGCCAGGTCATCTCCGAAGAAGTCGGCCTGCAGCTCGAGAAGGCGACCATCGCCGACCTCGGCCGCGCCAAGAAGATCGTGGTGACCAAGGAAAACACCACCATCATCGACGGCGCCGGCGAAGCCGCGAAGATCCAGGCCCGCATCGGCCAGATCAAGGCGCAGATCGAGGAGACCTCCTCCGACTACGACCGCGAGAAGCTGCAGGAGCGCGTGGCCAAGCTGGCCGGCGGCGTGGCCGTCATCAAGGTCGGCGCCGCGACGGAAGTCGAGATGAAGGAAAAGAAGGCCCGCGTGGAAGACGCCCTGCACGCCACCCGTGCGGCGGTGGAAGAAGGCGTGGTGCCGGGCGGCGGCGTGGCGCTGATCCGCTCGCTGAAGGCCATCGAAAGCCTGAAGGGCGACAACGAGGACCAGAACCTCGGCATCGCGATCACCCGCCGCGCGCTGGAAGCGCCGCTGCGCGAGATCGTGTTCAACGCCGGCGCCGAGCCGTCGGTGATCGTCAACCAGGTCAAGGAAGGCCAGGGCAACTTCGGCTACAACGCCGCCACCGGCGAGTTCGGCGACATGATCGCGTTCGGCATCCTGGATCCGACCAAGGTCACCCGCTCGGCGCTGCAGTACGCCTCCTCCGTGGCCGGTCTCGCCATCACCACCGAGGCGATGGTGGCCGAGCTGCCGAAGAAGGAAGAGCACAGCCACGGCGGCCCCGGCGCCGGCGGCATGGGCGGCATGGGCGGCATGGATTTCTAAGCGCCTTCAGCCGTTCGCTCTGGGCGCAGCCGCGCAGCGACTGCGCCCAGGGCAAGCAACACGAAAAACCCCGCCGATCCGGCGGGGTTTTTCATTGCGCGAACGCCATTTGCTAGCATTCCCCGGATGCATCGCACGCCACTCGACATCCTCCGTCACGTCTTCGGTTATCCCGGTTTCCGTGGCCAGCAGCAGGCCATCGTCGAACACGTGGCGGAAGGCGGCGACGCGCTGGTGCTGATGCCCACCGGCGGCGGCAAGTCGCTGTGCTACCAGATTCCCGCGCTGCTGCGGCAGGGCACCGGCATCGTGGTGTCGCCGCTGATCGCGCTGATGCAGGACCAGGTGGATGCATTGCGCGCCGCGGGCGTGGCGGCGGCGTATCTCAACTCCAGCCTCGACGCGCAGGCGCAGCGCGAGGTGGAGCGGCAGTTCATGGCGGGCGAGCTGGACCTGCTCTACGTCGCGCCGGAGCGCCTGCTCACCGCGCGTTTCCTCGGCCTGATCGGGCAGACGGAGATCGCGCTGTTCGCCATCGACGAGGCGCACTGCGTGTCGCAGTGGGGACACGACTTCCGCCCCGAGTACCGCGAACTCACCGTGCTGCACGAGCGCTTCCCGCAGGTGCCGCGCATCGCGCTCACCGCCACGGCGGACCCGCGCACGCGCGAGGAAATCGTGGAGCGGCTGGCGCTGGGCGAAGCGCGCCAGTTCGTCGCCAGCTTCGACCGGCCCAACATCGGCTACCGCGTGACGCTGAAGCACAACCCGCGCACGCAGTTGATGCAGTTCCTCGACGGCCATCGCGGCGAGGCCGGCATCGTGTACGCGCTCAGCCGCAAGAAGGTGGACGACACCGCCGCGTGGCTGGCCGAGGCGGGCATCGAGGCCTTGCCCTATC
This genomic interval carries:
- the groES gene encoding co-chaperone GroES, whose amino-acid sequence is MSKLRPLHDRVIVKRLEEERVSAGGIVIPDSATEKPTRGKVIAAGTGRILEDGNVRPMSLKEGDVVLFGKYAGQEIKIDGEELVFLKEDDIVAVIEG
- the groL gene encoding chaperonin GroEL is translated as MAAKEVRFGEDARSRILKGVNTLANAVKVTLGPKGRNVVLQKSFGAPTVTKDGVSVAKEIELADAYENMGAQIVKEAASKTSDNAGDGTTTATVLAQAFIREGMKAVAAGINPMDLKRGIDKAVTAAVAELKSLSKPTVDDKAIAQVGTISANSDAAIGDIIATAMKKVGKEGVITVEEGSGLENELDVVEGMQFDRGYLSPYFINNQQSQQVELDDPFILLHDKKVSNVRELLPILEGVAKAGKPLLIVAEEVEGEALATLVVNTIRGIVKVAAVKAPGFGDRRKAMLEDMAILTSGQVISEEVGLQLEKATIADLGRAKKIVVTKENTTIIDGAGEAAKIQARIGQIKAQIEETSSDYDREKLQERVAKLAGGVAVIKVGAATEVEMKEKKARVEDALHATRAAVEEGVVPGGGVALIRSLKAIESLKGDNEDQNLGIAITRRALEAPLREIVFNAGAEPSVIVNQVKEGQGNFGYNAATGEFGDMIAFGILDPTKVTRSALQYASSVAGLAITTEAMVAELPKKEEHSHGGPGAGGMGGMGGMDF
- the accC gene encoding acetyl-CoA carboxylase biotin carboxylase subunit, producing the protein MPMLEKVVIANRGEIALRVLRACHSLGIKTVAVHSTADRNLKHVGLADEAICIGPAPSAESYLNIPRIIAAAEITDAQAIHPGYGFLSERADFAEQVEKSGFIFIGPTADVIRLMGDKVEAIKAMKAAGVPCVPGSGGPLGDDIEENLRIAREIGYPVIIKAAGGGGGRGMRVVRTEAHLGNSIVMTKQEAKAAFGNDMVYMEKFLENPRHVEIQVLADGQGNAIHLGERDCSMQRRHQKVVEEAPAPGITPELRAQIGKVCVDACIRIGYRGAGTFEFLFENGRFYFIEMNTRIQVEHPVTEFITGVDLVREQLLIAGGEKLSIKQEDIKIHGHAIECRINAEDPDSFLPCPGTVKRFEAPGGPGVRVDTHLYDGYRIPPNYDSMIGKLIVYGPDRATAIARMRLALAETVIEGVKCNIPLQQRIMADVGFQQGGQNIHYLEKRMAEQKEKTVTGA
- a CDS encoding TlpA disulfide reductase family protein, which produces MSRDNLAILTAAVLAAALGGWLQHESRLAHAPAGASALQIGAPAPALALQDLQGRLHRLADYRGHRVLVNFWASWCGPCLDELPALDRAQTKFGENGAIVLGIAMDDPAHVRAFLAAHPVHYPVLLGRMEPPSTSLAWGDNGEILPYSVLIGADGHVIATRRGPLDTATLDHWLK
- the accB gene encoding acetyl-CoA carboxylase biotin carboxyl carrier protein, encoding MDLRKIKKLIDLLEESNLAELEIKEGEEVVRLSRVPKGGVAVAAPAPVAVAAAPVAAVAAAPAAAEAAPAASGLPAGHVVKAPMVGTFYAAATPGAAALAKVGQQVKAGDTLGIIEAMKMFNQIEADVSGTIQAILVENSQSVEFDQPMFVIA
- the aroQ gene encoding type II 3-dehydroquinate dehydratase, giving the protein MAKILVLHGPNLNLLGTREPTIYGSDTLADIDARLAAQAQAAGHVLVSFQSNAEHELVGRVHQARDEQVATILCNAGAFTHTSIALRDAFAAVAIPLIEVHLSNVHAREPFRRHSYLADIAVGVICGFGADSYRLALDAAIARLATH
- a CDS encoding protein-disulfide reductase DsbD, translating into MRLVTGRMATFLPVLAFLLIGLGCLQAPPALAQTQDGNILPVTEAYQLSADAGTPGMLKLHWIIAPHYYLYRGRMKFTAGPGITLGEAQLPPGEKHVDPYIGPVETYHHAVDASLPYTAAAGTTRLRLSVQYQGCHEVEPKICYPPHTEQLDLPLPTPATGNSLGNALQQLGGSGATSRSPLPQEQAFRFSALAQDAHHLLLHWTMPKDYYVYRNHITLKLKDAGGLKLGEPAWPAGGVQHPDAQSGTVTVYFGDLELPVAIEGDTAGRRQVTLEASFLGCQDGGVCYPLMTRDVTVDLQDGTVANGAAKPGTPAAVAAGNASGAAMTPPAGPLRTSLFAALLLALAGGLILNLMPCVLPVLSLKAVSLLESGESPSHRQRHALAYTAGVLASFLALGIAILALRAAGHALGWGTQLQQPLLVAVLACVIFALGLSMSGVVQFGASLGNVGNALARRSGLAGDFFTGVLAVVVASPCTAPYMGSALAYAFAAPAAHALLVFLMLGLGLALPFLVIAYVPALARWLPKPGRWMETLKQVLAFPMYLTVAWLAWVLANQRGADAVGLLLVALVLLALALWWFERSRGRGMPHHMLTVLLALLTAAPLYLLAQMPVAASTAAPQDGIVPYTPEKLAALRAANTPVFVDMTADWCITCKANEHAVLDGDAFRAALKRDGAVYMKGDWTNEDPAITAFLQRYHSPGVPLYVVFPKGGGEGRQLPTVLTTALVVQALDEAAR
- a CDS encoding divalent-cation tolerance protein CutA; translation: MPDPAVLLCLCTCPDAASASMLAGALVDERLAACVNRLPGVLSTYRWQGKTHSESEELLLIKTTAERFEALRTRLLELHPYELPELIALPVERGHAAYLDWVHGATQDC
- a CDS encoding DMT family transporter codes for the protein MKKIDYAVLLSLGALWGGSFLFMRMGAGAFGALPLAGLRAIGAALCFLPLLASRQRRAEWRRHWWPIAVVGLTNSALPFALFTFATRSLPAGLASIIDGMTPMFAALVGWIWLGQRLDAWRSAGLLVGFAGVAWLAEGSFALSPGAGLALLAGVAATALYGYVVHYTHRRLAEVTPLVVTVGSHMVAALLLLPTTVLCWPLHVPPLQAWLAAAGLAVLCTALAYVLFFWVLARVGAVRIMVIPYLIPAFGVLWGALLLGEPVTTRMLGGCAVILLGTALTTGLLRVRRKAPALAIGET